The nucleotide window AAAGAGCCAGATGAAGGTCTCAATCAACGAAGTCGTCAAGATGCTCGAAAACGGGGCCTTTGATAACTACGAAGACGAGATAGAGGAATACTTCAGGCTGATGACGAGTCAGATTTTCATGCCCAACACTCCAGCGTTAATCAACTCTGGAAGACCGCTCGGAATGCTTTCAGCGTGCTTTGTTGTTCCGATAGAGGACGACATGGAGAGCATCATGAAGGCAGCACACGATGTAGCGATGATACAAAAGGCCGGCGGCGGCACCGGAATGAACTTCTCAAAACTCCGCCCCGAGGGCGACATCGTAGGCACGACCACGGGAGCTGCCTCAGGACCAGTCAGCTTCATGCACCTCATAGATGCAGTCAGCGACGTGATAAAGCAGGGTGGCGTGAGAAGGGGAGCCAACATGGGAATCCTTGAGGTCTGGCACCCGGATATAGAGAAGTTCGTCCACGCCAAGGAGAAGAACGTTGGAACCAATGTCCTGGCAAACTTCAACATAAGCGTTGGCATCTGGGAGGACTTCTGGGAGGCTTTGAAGGAGGGCAAGCGCTATCCTCTCGTTAACCCGAGGACTGGAGAAAAGGTCAAAGAAATCGACCCGAAGAGCCTCTTCGAGGAGTTAGCTTACATGGCATGGGCCAAGGCCGATCCGGGCGTTGTCTTCTTTGATGTCATCAACAGGAGAAACGTGCTGGCGGAAGCAAAGGGTGGGAAGATAAGGGCCACCAACCCATGCGGCGAAGAGCCCCTCTACGACTACGAGAGCTGTAATCTGGCGAGCATAAACTTGGCAAAGTTCGTCAAGTATAACGACGAAGGAAAGCCCTACTTCGACTGGGACGAGTACGCCTACGTCATCCGGAAGGTGGCGAAGTACCTCGACAACGCAATAGACGTCAACAAGTTCCCGCTCCCTGAGATAGACCGCAACACGAAGCTCACAAGGAGGATAGGCGTCGGTATGATGGGTTTGGCCGATGCCCTATTCAAGCTCGGCATTCCCTACAACAGCGAGGAAGGCTTCGCCTTCATGAGGAAGGCAACCGAATATCTCACATTCTACGCCTACAAGCAGAGTGTTGAAACTGCCAAAAAGCGCGGTTCCTTCCCGCTCTACGAGAATAGCAGATACAAGGACGGTGAACTTCCCGTCGAGGGCTTTTACCACAGAGAAATATGGAACCTGCCCTGGGACGAGCTTGTTGAGGAAATCAAGCGCCACGGCGTCAGAAACGCTATGGTGACGACGTGCCCGCCGACCGGAAGCGTTTCAATGATAGCCGACACCTCCAGCGGAATCGAGCCCATCTTTGCATTAGTTTACAAGAAGAGCGTAACCGTTGGCGAGTTCTACTACGTTGATCCCGTCTTCGAGGCCGAGCTCAAAAAGCGCGGGCTCTACAGCGACGAGATACTGAAGAAGATAAGCGACAACTACGGCTCGGTTCAGGGGCTGGAGGAGATTCCAGAGGATATGCAGAGGGTCTTTGTAACCTCCATGGACATCCACTGGCTCGACCACATCTTAGCGCAGGCCAACATCCAGCTCTGGCTCACAGATTCGGCGAGCAAGACCATAAACATGCCGAACGATGCAACGGTTGAGGACGTCAAGGCTGCTTACCTGCTCGCCTACAAGCTCGGCTGTAAGGGGATAACGGTTTACCGCGATGGCTCGCTCAGCGTTCAGGTCTACAGCGTCGAGGGTGAGAAGAGGAAGCGCGTTCCGGCCAAGCCGAGCGAATACGCGGTTGAGAAACTGAAAGCTGTTGTGGAGGCAGAACCCTGGCTGGCGCGCTTTATCAACGTCGAGGCCATACTCAACGGCACCAATGGAAAGGAGAAGAAGGAAATCCCTGCTGGGCTGACCTTCTCGGTCTCCCACACCTCAACTCCAAAACCTACCCACGAGCACCCGCACCACGCCGAGAAGCCTGAAATTCCAGAGGAGAAAATACGGGAACTCCTCGGCGTTGCATACTGCCCTGTCTGCTACGAAAAGGACGGTGTCTTAGTTGAGCTTAGGATGGAGAGCGGCTGCGCCACCTGTCCGCGCTGCGGCTGGAGCAAGTGCGTCATAAGCTGAACCTTCCCTCTCCCCGTTTTTCCGGATTTAACATCTTTCTGTCAAGGCATTCTTTTTAAGGCCTTCATTTTAACTTCCCTCAACTCACCAAAGCTTAAGTTTCCCGCCGAAAACTCACGCTATTCGGAGGTGTTGACATGGACAAGGTGTACCTCACCTGGTGGCAGGTTGACAGGGCGATTTTCGCTTTAGCGGATGAGCTGAGGAAAAACTTCATGCCCGATGTGATAGTCGGGGTGGCGCGGGGTGGGCTTATTCCAGCCGTGAGGCTCAGCCACATCCTCGGGGACATTGAGGTCAAGGTCATCGACGTCAAGTTCTACAAGGGTATTGACGACAGGATGGAAAAACCTGTGATAACTATTCCGCTCCACGGCTCGCTTGAGGGCAAGAGGGTTGTAATAGTTGATGACGTCAGCGATACTGGTAAGACGCTTGAGGTTGTCATCGAGGAGGTTAAGAAGGTAGGGGCAGAGGAAGTTAAGGTCCTCTGCCTCAGCATGAAACCCTGGACGAAGGTCGTTCCGGACTTCTACGTTTTCCGCACAGACAAGTGGGTCGTCTTCCCTTGGGAGGAGTTCCCCGTTGTGGTGAGGGAGTGAGCTCTCCTTTTTATCCCTTGCTCTTCCTTTGCATCGTCATGCAACTCTTTTACTCAGGCTTCTTTTGGATTGTTCTAAGAGGAAAACCCACGTTAGAATAAAGTTATACTAGAAAAAAAAAGGAAGAATTTTTACTAAAAGTAAAAGGAAAAACTT belongs to Thermococcus sp. and includes:
- a CDS encoding adenosylcobalamin-dependent ribonucleoside-diphosphate reductase, whose product is MAVEQVMKRDGRIVPFDKERIRWAIQRAMLEVGVRDEKLLNRVVRRVVRRINELYDGRIPHIENIQDIVELELMRAGLFDVAKAYILYRKKKAEIREEKKKILNKDKLDDIDKRFSINALRVLASRYLMKNEKGEIIESPRELFERVSILAVIPDLLYDERVFDLNGKHEQDLRAVEKYLSRLDEYDGKLSIGRFKLNKWHFERLLNLYRELAEKSQMKVSINEVVKMLENGAFDNYEDEIEEYFRLMTSQIFMPNTPALINSGRPLGMLSACFVVPIEDDMESIMKAAHDVAMIQKAGGGTGMNFSKLRPEGDIVGTTTGAASGPVSFMHLIDAVSDVIKQGGVRRGANMGILEVWHPDIEKFVHAKEKNVGTNVLANFNISVGIWEDFWEALKEGKRYPLVNPRTGEKVKEIDPKSLFEELAYMAWAKADPGVVFFDVINRRNVLAEAKGGKIRATNPCGEEPLYDYESCNLASINLAKFVKYNDEGKPYFDWDEYAYVIRKVAKYLDNAIDVNKFPLPEIDRNTKLTRRIGVGMMGLADALFKLGIPYNSEEGFAFMRKATEYLTFYAYKQSVETAKKRGSFPLYENSRYKDGELPVEGFYHREIWNLPWDELVEEIKRHGVRNAMVTTCPPTGSVSMIADTSSGIEPIFALVYKKSVTVGEFYYVDPVFEAELKKRGLYSDEILKKISDNYGSVQGLEEIPEDMQRVFVTSMDIHWLDHILAQANIQLWLTDSASKTINMPNDATVEDVKAAYLLAYKLGCKGITVYRDGSLSVQVYSVEGEKRKRVPAKPSEYAVEKLKAVVEAEPWLARFINVEAILNGTNGKEKKEIPAGLTFSVSHTSTPKPTHEHPHHAEKPEIPEEKIRELLGVAYCPVCYEKDGVLVELRMESGCATCPRCGWSKCVIS
- a CDS encoding phosphoribosyltransferase, whose amino-acid sequence is MDKVYLTWWQVDRAIFALADELRKNFMPDVIVGVARGGLIPAVRLSHILGDIEVKVIDVKFYKGIDDRMEKPVITIPLHGSLEGKRVVIVDDVSDTGKTLEVVIEEVKKVGAEEVKVLCLSMKPWTKVVPDFYVFRTDKWVVFPWEEFPVVVRE